A stretch of the Halomonas sp. BDJS001 genome encodes the following:
- a CDS encoding GAF domain-containing protein: protein MYHPRLQSFGALLVVDADCRCIQTTSTNLTRLIGFERPEHGQLTLACVLGKRLSQRVRRELQGQQRLPGPLMFIRSKHRHARFQIHAYRAGEQVIVEIEPLNPRSKRRLLGTVTERLRHLVEATHQQELLDCLVNAVQQLTGHDRVTVCHFDSDWHGLMVAEALGKRLPSLLGQRFPASDFPVALRKSYQHSPVRLIEDVNAPTETLIPAVPGASLNGSFLRAPAPERQRYLNRLGVRGSFSLAIQGDTGLWGLVFCHSPAPHSVEPPVRDAVRTLVQMATQRMLLLRARQEARYLQRVQDSLVLSARARSEPQSPQQLLHEQAAIWMKLFRAHGVVLWVNGGAYQAGVTPTPEAISQFVLRLERTHVHSGPWCTREIGKETLTASLAMPEQCGALAVPLPMSSTQRAWLFFLRPEQVETLYWAMQPTTNPKPAVILAPLLGLKR, encoded by the coding sequence ATGTACCACCCGCGATTGCAGTCGTTTGGAGCCCTGCTGGTCGTCGATGCCGATTGTCGCTGCATCCAAACTACTAGTACTAACTTAACCCGCTTAATTGGTTTTGAGCGCCCTGAACATGGGCAGCTTACGCTAGCCTGCGTGTTGGGGAAACGGCTAAGTCAGCGGGTGCGTCGTGAATTGCAGGGGCAGCAGCGGCTTCCAGGCCCTTTAATGTTTATTCGTTCCAAGCACCGACACGCACGTTTTCAAATCCACGCTTATCGAGCGGGTGAGCAGGTCATTGTCGAGATTGAGCCACTCAACCCCCGTAGTAAGCGTCGTCTGCTGGGTACGGTGACTGAGCGGCTGAGGCATTTGGTTGAAGCGACGCATCAGCAAGAACTCCTCGACTGCCTGGTTAACGCTGTTCAACAGCTCACCGGTCATGATCGTGTCACCGTGTGCCATTTCGATAGCGATTGGCATGGTTTGATGGTCGCAGAAGCATTGGGAAAACGGCTGCCCTCGCTGTTAGGTCAACGCTTTCCTGCCAGCGACTTCCCTGTCGCCTTGCGCAAAAGTTACCAACACTCCCCTGTACGGTTAATTGAAGACGTTAATGCTCCTACTGAAACGCTGATCCCCGCCGTCCCGGGAGCGAGCCTTAACGGTAGTTTTTTACGCGCACCTGCGCCAGAACGGCAGCGCTATTTAAACCGTCTGGGCGTGCGGGGCTCATTCAGTTTAGCCATTCAGGGGGATACCGGCTTATGGGGGCTAGTGTTTTGCCACTCACCTGCGCCGCATTCGGTTGAGCCCCCCGTGCGTGATGCTGTTCGCACCCTCGTACAAATGGCCACCCAACGCATGCTGCTGCTACGGGCGCGTCAAGAAGCCCGCTACCTACAACGGGTTCAGGATAGTCTGGTGCTCAGTGCGCGAGCGCGCAGCGAGCCGCAAAGTCCCCAACAGTTACTTCATGAGCAGGCGGCTATCTGGATGAAGCTGTTTCGCGCCCATGGCGTGGTGCTGTGGGTGAATGGTGGCGCTTATCAAGCGGGTGTGACGCCGACTCCAGAAGCGATAAGCCAGTTTGTGCTGCGCCTGGAAAGAACTCATGTACATAGCGGTCCTTGGTGCACGCGCGAAATCGGCAAAGAGACGTTAACCGCTTCGCTAGCCATGCCCGAGCAGTGTGGGGCTCTAGCAGTGCCGCTGCCAATGAGTTCGACCCAGCGCGCCTGGCTGTTTTTTTTACGCCCTGAGCAGGTGGAAACGCTGTATTGGGCGATGCAGCCTACAACCAACCCTAAACCGGCCGTGATACTGGCTCCGTTGCTTGGTCTGAAGAGGTAG
- a CDS encoding flagellar motor protein MotB — translation MLDRDTRHALEMTPSPGDGDEGWLTSYLDVLTLLITLFVLLLSLTPPGGGEAADTAFMRSASAVSSLPLASLATGIQPRHSGVQPQFDGLDIPGVSVSQGREGLTLRIDTSLLFPSGQAVLTSRGQDVIESLIDVLTRFDGQISVEGHTDSVPISTARFPSNWELSSARAIAVVRHLERQGFNISRMRAVGYADTQPMEPNATAEGRAANRRVELLLRQQVEGE, via the coding sequence ATGCTTGACCGTGATACACGCCATGCACTGGAAATGACGCCATCGCCAGGCGATGGCGATGAGGGTTGGCTAACCAGCTATTTAGATGTGCTGACGCTGCTCATCACGCTTTTTGTGCTACTGCTTTCCCTGACGCCGCCGGGCGGCGGTGAAGCGGCTGATACTGCTTTCATGCGTTCAGCCAGCGCTGTATCATCACTGCCTCTGGCGTCTCTGGCCACCGGTATCCAGCCCCGCCATTCAGGGGTTCAACCCCAGTTTGACGGGCTCGATATCCCTGGTGTCAGCGTTTCCCAAGGGCGCGAAGGGCTCACGCTCCGCATTGATACCAGCCTTTTATTTCCCAGCGGCCAAGCGGTACTGACGTCCCGTGGGCAAGATGTGATAGAAAGCCTTATCGATGTGCTGACCCGTTTTGACGGTCAGATTTCGGTGGAAGGCCACACCGACAGCGTGCCTATTTCAACGGCCCGCTTCCCCTCTAATTGGGAGCTCTCATCAGCGCGTGCTATTGCTGTGGTGAGGCATTTAGAGCGCCAAGGGTTCAATATCTCTCGTATGCGGGCCGTCGGTTATGCCGACACCCAACCCATGGAACCAAACGCAACGGCGGAGGGCCGCGCTGCCAACCGTCGCGTAGAGCTGTTGCTAAGGCAGCAGGTCGAGGGTGAATAG